In Lutra lutra chromosome 5, mLutLut1.2, whole genome shotgun sequence, a single genomic region encodes these proteins:
- the LOC125100310 gene encoding uncharacterized protein LOC125100310: MGPRAPVRAFRPQLCSSPGSPGGFSHTGPRCGAWGPGLQNPNSGVRAPGGPQPRAVTALVLAAGRRAFGGPHGSSPRRPARSGARSGARSGARSGARRWHLPAQRGSESAWILYWVFLLLSLKGCLFLVCVYVSPWSVAGLGTKDMVFKILTNSNSFFLLWTVLVVFLRNLCLPRGQSCSLRYSGKRSLGSRMNPGLAAARHRSELGGQLSSPTGRSLLLFGNPRVAVSWGCGSQSLSLLLAVLGPLQSRLPGTMGPSHPARCLTGCQGGQGGQGVCGEPPARDLSEWVSTGKPVGSSKRGF; the protein is encoded by the coding sequence ATGGGCCCGCGAGCCCCCGTGCGTGCCTTCAGACCCCAGCTATGTAGTTCGCCTGGGTCTCCGGGTGGCTTCTCCCACACAGGGCCCAGGTGTGGGGCATGGGGGCCAGGACTGCAGAACCCCAACAGCGGTGTCCGAGCACCTGGTGGCCCGCAGCCTCGCGCTGTCACTGCTTTGGTCCTGGCGGCCGGCCGGCGGGCGTTCGGGGGGCCTCACGGCAGCTCTCCCCGGCGGCCGGCTCGCAGTGGGGCTCGCAGTGGGGCTCGCAGTGGGGCTCGCAGTGGGGCCCGCCGCTGGCATCTTCCTGCACAACGTGGCTCGGAATCCGCTTGGATTTTGTACTGGGTTTTCCTGCTGCTGAGCCTGAAGGGGTGTctttttctggtgtgtgtgtacGTTTCCCCCTGGTCTGTGGCTGGCCTTGGAACGAAAGACatggttttcaaaattttgaCGAATtccaattccttttttcttttatggactgTTTTGGTGGTATTTCTCAGAAATCTCTGCCTCCCCCGAGGTCAGAGTTGTTCTCTGAGGTACTCAGGGAAGCGTAGTTTAGGATCTAGGATGAACCCAGGGCTAGCGGCTGCAAGGCACCGCTCAGAGCTGGGCGGCCAGCTGTCGTCCCCCACCGGACGGTCTTTGCTCCTCTTTGGGAACCCCCGTGTGGCTGTGTCCTGGGGCTGTGGCTCTCAGTCCCTCAGCCTGCTCTTGGCTGTTCTGGGCCCTCTGCAGAGCCGCCTGCCGGGTACTATGGGGCCGTCCCACCCAGCACGCTGCTTGACAGGGTGTCAGGGAGGACAGGGTGGACAGGGTGTCTGTGGGGAGCCGCCTGCACGGGACCTCTCTGAATGGGTCAGCACGGGAAAGCCAGTTGGGAGTAGCAAACGTGGTTTTTAG